The Primulina eburnea isolate SZY01 chromosome 13, ASM2296580v1, whole genome shotgun sequence genome includes a region encoding these proteins:
- the LOC140808773 gene encoding protein ROOT INITIATION DEFECTIVE 3-like isoform X1 — translation MEGQISQQVTYFNTPNLLEHHPPYIPPFQVQGLAPGPGQEEIGLDLQWNFEMEPQKKRPKEQVFLENSNDYNKNNSNSQIVCSVIAPQHKQRFRKGDRLRQEILQKFQATQWLVSLNPAMEAAEILIASSPADADISCWNLCSGEELRRFHSCSSPPHGLVNVAGRFLASSQLRKSKHSSSGSILYWSWNKPHVEARSILAEPIAPLVSNSEGTYIAGGGLSGDIYIWEIATGKLLKKWHAHYRAVTCLVFNDDQSLLISGAEDGCVRVWSLFLIFDDVRREEARSLYEYSFHEHSLKVTDIKTGHGGCNAIIVSASEDRTCKVWSLYEGKLLTDIVFPSIIDTIVLGPRETVFYAGGRDGKIYIAGLNSPGTPNNSLVSLTEHSKAVTCLAFSADGLLLVSGSEDGLIRVWDTRTQNIVRVFRHTKGVVNNVLITRQSQSVFSQMSKKSGDTTPKGHSFLFPPPLQKYASTPEENAHVDVYLSPHDNSDKFLDLSYISVQTMENQIKELERQGSSVASEVELERLKSDQERSAQMIQHWERMYKKLHQFCVEEILDRSLTEGARSREL, via the exons ATGGAGGGTCAGATTTCGCAGCAAGTGACCTACTTTAACACCCCTAATCTCCTTGAACACCACCCCCCTTACATCCCTCCCT TTCAAGTTCAAGGTTTGGCTCCTGGCCCGGGTCAAGAAGAAATCGGGCTCGATTTACAGTGGAATTTCGAGATGGAGCCCCAGAAAAAGAGGCCCAAAGAACAAGTGTTCCTGGAGAACAGTAATGATTATAATAAGAACAATAGTAACTCCCAGATCGTCTGCTCAGTCATTGCTCCTCAACACAAACAGAGATTCCGTAAA GGTGATCGTCTGAGGCAAGAGATTTTACAGAAGTTTCAAGCAACCCAGTGGCTAGTTAGCCTAAACCCTGCGATGGAAGCCGCTGAAATCTTGATAGCGTCATCACCGGCAGACGCCGACATAAGCTGTTGGAACCTCTGCAGCGGCGAGGAGCTCCGACGGTTCCATTCATGCTCTTCTCCTCCTCACGGTCTCGTCAACGTAGCCGGCCGCTTTCTTGCCTCGTCCCAACTACGAAAATCTAAGCACTCTTCTTCTGGCTCCATCCTTTATTGGTCCTGGAACAAG CCACATGTAGAAGCCCGTAGCATCCTTGCAGAACCCATTGCGCCACTTGTCTCAAATAGTGAGGGAACTTATATTGCTGGAGGAGGTCTTTCAGGCGATATCTACATTTGGGAG ATTGCGACTGGGAAATTGCTGAAGAAGTGGCATGCACATTACAGGGCTGTCACTTGCCTGGTATTCAATGATGACCAATCCCTCTTGATTTCAGGGGCAGAGGATGGATGTGTTCGGGTGTGGTCACTTTTCTT GATATTTGATGATGTGAGGAGAGAAGAGGCAAGATCTCTGTATGAGTACAGCTTTCACGAGCATTCTTTGAAAGTGACCGACATTAAGACTGGACATGGAGGATGTAATGCCATCATCGTGTCGGCTTCTGAGGACCGTACATGCAAG GTATGGAGCTTATATGAAGGAAAACTATTAACAGATATAGTCTTTCCTTCCATAATTGATACTATTGTCTTGGGACCTAGAGAAACAGTATTTTATGCTGGTGGCAGGGATGGCAAAATTTATATTGCCGGATTAAATTCTCCTGGTACCCCCAACAACAGCCTTGTTTCATTGACTGAGCATAG TAAAGCTGTAACATGCTTGGCTTTTAGTGCTGATGGACTTCTATTAGTTTCTGGATCAGAGGATGGTTTGATTCGagtttgggatactagaactcaAAATATCGTTCGTGTTTTCAGACACACAAAAG GTGTAGTTAATAACGTTCTCATCACCAGACAGTCGCAGTCTGTATTTTCTCAGATGTCTAAAAAGTCAGGAGATACAACACCAAAAGGGCACAGCTTCCTTTTTCCACCCCCACTACAAAAGTATGCTAGTACGCCAGAGGAAAATGCCCATGTTGACGTTTATCTCAGTCCTCATGACAATTCTGACAAATTCTTAGACTTGTCGTATATTAGCGTTCAAACAATGGAGAATCAAATCAAAGAACTAGAG CGACAAGGTTCTTCAGTGGCATCTGAGGTGGAATTAGAAAGGCTGAAAAGCGATCAAGAACGATCTGCTCAAATGATTCAGCACTGGGAGAGAATGTACAAGAAGCTACATCAGTTTTGCGTTGAAGAGATTTTGGATCGTAGTCTCACTGAAGGTGCCAGAAGTCGTGAGCTATGA
- the LOC140808773 gene encoding protein ROOT INITIATION DEFECTIVE 3-like isoform X2 yields the protein MEPQKKRPKEQVFLENSNDYNKNNSNSQIVCSVIAPQHKQRFRKGDRLRQEILQKFQATQWLVSLNPAMEAAEILIASSPADADISCWNLCSGEELRRFHSCSSPPHGLVNVAGRFLASSQLRKSKHSSSGSILYWSWNKPHVEARSILAEPIAPLVSNSEGTYIAGGGLSGDIYIWEIATGKLLKKWHAHYRAVTCLVFNDDQSLLISGAEDGCVRVWSLFLIFDDVRREEARSLYEYSFHEHSLKVTDIKTGHGGCNAIIVSASEDRTCKVWSLYEGKLLTDIVFPSIIDTIVLGPRETVFYAGGRDGKIYIAGLNSPGTPNNSLVSLTEHSKAVTCLAFSADGLLLVSGSEDGLIRVWDTRTQNIVRVFRHTKGVVNNVLITRQSQSVFSQMSKKSGDTTPKGHSFLFPPPLQKYASTPEENAHVDVYLSPHDNSDKFLDLSYISVQTMENQIKELERQGSSVASEVELERLKSDQERSAQMIQHWERMYKKLHQFCVEEILDRSLTEGARSREL from the exons ATGGAGCCCCAGAAAAAGAGGCCCAAAGAACAAGTGTTCCTGGAGAACAGTAATGATTATAATAAGAACAATAGTAACTCCCAGATCGTCTGCTCAGTCATTGCTCCTCAACACAAACAGAGATTCCGTAAA GGTGATCGTCTGAGGCAAGAGATTTTACAGAAGTTTCAAGCAACCCAGTGGCTAGTTAGCCTAAACCCTGCGATGGAAGCCGCTGAAATCTTGATAGCGTCATCACCGGCAGACGCCGACATAAGCTGTTGGAACCTCTGCAGCGGCGAGGAGCTCCGACGGTTCCATTCATGCTCTTCTCCTCCTCACGGTCTCGTCAACGTAGCCGGCCGCTTTCTTGCCTCGTCCCAACTACGAAAATCTAAGCACTCTTCTTCTGGCTCCATCCTTTATTGGTCCTGGAACAAG CCACATGTAGAAGCCCGTAGCATCCTTGCAGAACCCATTGCGCCACTTGTCTCAAATAGTGAGGGAACTTATATTGCTGGAGGAGGTCTTTCAGGCGATATCTACATTTGGGAG ATTGCGACTGGGAAATTGCTGAAGAAGTGGCATGCACATTACAGGGCTGTCACTTGCCTGGTATTCAATGATGACCAATCCCTCTTGATTTCAGGGGCAGAGGATGGATGTGTTCGGGTGTGGTCACTTTTCTT GATATTTGATGATGTGAGGAGAGAAGAGGCAAGATCTCTGTATGAGTACAGCTTTCACGAGCATTCTTTGAAAGTGACCGACATTAAGACTGGACATGGAGGATGTAATGCCATCATCGTGTCGGCTTCTGAGGACCGTACATGCAAG GTATGGAGCTTATATGAAGGAAAACTATTAACAGATATAGTCTTTCCTTCCATAATTGATACTATTGTCTTGGGACCTAGAGAAACAGTATTTTATGCTGGTGGCAGGGATGGCAAAATTTATATTGCCGGATTAAATTCTCCTGGTACCCCCAACAACAGCCTTGTTTCATTGACTGAGCATAG TAAAGCTGTAACATGCTTGGCTTTTAGTGCTGATGGACTTCTATTAGTTTCTGGATCAGAGGATGGTTTGATTCGagtttgggatactagaactcaAAATATCGTTCGTGTTTTCAGACACACAAAAG GTGTAGTTAATAACGTTCTCATCACCAGACAGTCGCAGTCTGTATTTTCTCAGATGTCTAAAAAGTCAGGAGATACAACACCAAAAGGGCACAGCTTCCTTTTTCCACCCCCACTACAAAAGTATGCTAGTACGCCAGAGGAAAATGCCCATGTTGACGTTTATCTCAGTCCTCATGACAATTCTGACAAATTCTTAGACTTGTCGTATATTAGCGTTCAAACAATGGAGAATCAAATCAAAGAACTAGAG CGACAAGGTTCTTCAGTGGCATCTGAGGTGGAATTAGAAAGGCTGAAAAGCGATCAAGAACGATCTGCTCAAATGATTCAGCACTGGGAGAGAATGTACAAGAAGCTACATCAGTTTTGCGTTGAAGAGATTTTGGATCGTAGTCTCACTGAAGGTGCCAGAAGTCGTGAGCTATGA
- the LOC140810347 gene encoding transcription factor HEC1-like — translation MDAEFLKSSVEDQMEMMLMQMDTLLDFSGAYEIPLMEFCNHHETRSLGITSNNCDSALDNLHMNSPDFMICSPEILHHNSSCEWRWEMEEFSGEAGDSQKGNSMAAIREMIIRIAAMQPVHIDPESVKPPISNIPLSSK, via the exons ATGGACGCTGAGTTCTTGAAATCTTCTGTTGAAGATCAGATGGAAATGATGCTGATGCAAATGGACACACTCCTGGATTTTTCCGGGGCGTATGAGATCCCACTGATGGAATTCTGCAATCACCACGAAACTAGAAGTTTAGGAATCACAAGCAATAATTGTGATTCTGCTCTTGATAACTTACACATGAATTCACCTGATTTCATGATCTGCAGCCCGGAAATTCTTCAT CACAATTCAAGCTGCGAATGGAGATGGGAAATGGAGGAATTTTCTGGAGAAGCTGGGGATTCGCAGAAAGGTAATTCGATGGCTGCGATACGTGAAATGATCATCAGAATCGCGGCGATGCAGCCTGTTCATATCGACCCCGAGTCCGTGAAGCCACCGATATCAAATATACCACTTAGCAGTAAATAA